A segment of the Pieris brassicae chromosome 10, ilPieBrab1.1, whole genome shotgun sequence genome:
AGCTGTCGGTGACCACATCCCAACTGCCCCATTAGGAGCGGCACCTACACCTGGCTACACCCCCGACCCTCGTTACCAGGCACCTGAATACCAATCCAACCAATACAGTGCACCTCAACAGTACTCAGCGCCTCAGAAATACTCAGCACCCCGTAGCTACAACGCGCAACCAAGTGTTGATGACGGTCAGTACCACCCTGAGTTATACGAACAAGGCAACAACGCCGCGCCCAAGCAACAGTACCAAGCGCAACAGTATCAGGCAGAGCCTCAATACCAGCCTCAATCTCAATCTCAGTACCCAGTGAACAACATATACCCTGGCACACAACAAGCTCAGTACAGCGGTGTTCAATCGCAGCAGTACAACGCACCTCAACAACGAGAACAGTACTATGAGCCCACAACTCCTCCTCCAACTAGATTCTTCCCTCCGGGCAAGTTCAGTCTGAACAGAGCACCTGACGGCTACACTTACTCATTCCacaaagtttaaatataattggcaTATCCTCGGCAAGAATGAGAGGTGGAAAAAGAACATCGTCAGTTCCCCCCAAGCATTTCTTAATTGTTGATTGTTGTGATAGTGTGATGGACATATTATTGTTGTTGTTGAAGGTTCCATCGAAATGCTTTgtgaaaatttgtaaataaatgttctaAGCTATAccgaaattatatttaaatgaattcctagctaattaatttactgttaTGAACTGcgggaaataattatattactgtCCTTTGCGTAATATGCTCTGGTTAT
Coding sequences within it:
- the LOC123715137 gene encoding pupal cuticle protein; protein product: MYRLIFVFVIATVACQQQEGAKRVPKYAGDPRTAAIVQEARYLSGNGAFGSAYQQEDGINFKEETDADGNRRGSYSYIDPTGQKKTVNYIAGKNGFQAVGDHIPTAPLGAAPTPGYTPDPRYQAPEYQSNQYSAPQQYSAPQKYSAPRSYNAQPSVDDGQYHPELYEQGNNAAPKQQYQAQQYQAEPQYQPQSQSQYPVNNIYPGTQQAQYSGVQSQQYNAPQQREQYYEPTTPPPTRFFPPGKFSLNRAPDGYTYSFHKV